Sequence from the Luteibacter aegosomaticola genome:
CGAGCAGCAAGACCTATCACCGGACGGGCTTGCAGCATCCGATCCTGGGTGCGGAATACGTGCAGAACGAACTCTCATCGACCGACCAGTATTTCGACAAGATGGGCCTGCATGTGCGTTTCTTCATGCCACCCAACGGTGTTGCGCCGCTAGCCTTCTACTTCGTCGGTGACCTGCTTGGCGATTACACCAACCTCGAGCTGATCAGCCTCATCAGCACGATGGAAACGTTCCAGAAGATTTATCGCCCGGAAATCTACAACGCGAATTCCGCGGCGGGGCCTTCGTATCAGCCGAGCCTGAAGCACCAGGACTATTCCCTGACCAAGATCGTCTACGACCGTGAGGAGCGTAGCCAGCTTGCCGTCAAGCAGGGCCGGTTTACGGAAGAGCATTTCATCAAGCCTTACAAGCACATCCTTGAGCAATGGGCTGCCGAGTGCGCTCTTTGATCCACGAAAACCCTAAAAAAAGACCTTTCATGAAAAAGCTACTCCCCACCTCTACCGCCGGCAGCCTGCCGAAGCCCTCCTGGCTCGCGCAGCCGGAGAAACTCTGGTCGCCCTGGAAGCTGCAAGACGAAGAGCTCATTGAAGGTAAGCGCGACGCGCTGCGCCTCTCCCTGCACGAGCAGCAACTGGCGGGCATCGATATCGTCAGCGACGGCGAGCAGACCCGCCAGCACTTCGTGACCACGTTCATCGAGCATCTGAGCGGCGTGGATTTCGAAAAGCGCGAGACCGTTCGGATTCGTGATCGCTACGATGCGAGCGTGCCGACCGTCGTAGGCGCGGTGAGCCGCCCGAAGCCGGTCTTCGTGGACGACGCCCGGTTCCTCCGCCAGCAGACCCGGCAGCCGATCAAGTGGGCGTTGCCTGGCCCCATGACCATGATCGATACGCTCTACGACAGCCACTACAAGAGTCGCGAAAAGCTGGCCTGGGAGTTCGCAAAGATCCTCAATCAGGAGGCTCGTGAGCTCGAGGCTGCGGGTGTCGACATCATCCAGTTCGACGAACCGGCGTTCAATGTCTTCTTCGATGAAGTGAACGATTGGGGCGTCGCCGCCCTCGAGCGCGCCATCGAAGGGCTCAAGTGCGAAACCGCCGTGCACATCTGCTACGGCTACGGGATCAAGGCGAATACGGACTGGAAGAAGACGCTCGGTTCCGAGTGGCGCCAATACGAAGAGTCATTCCCCAAGCTGCAGCAGTCGAGCATCGACATCATTTCACTGGAATGCCAGAACTCGCACGTGCCGATCGATCTGATTGAACTGGTGCGCGGGAAGAAGGTGATG
This genomic interval carries:
- a CDS encoding methionine synthase, which produces MKKLLPTSTAGSLPKPSWLAQPEKLWSPWKLQDEELIEGKRDALRLSLHEQQLAGIDIVSDGEQTRQHFVTTFIEHLSGVDFEKRETVRIRDRYDASVPTVVGAVSRPKPVFVDDARFLRQQTRQPIKWALPGPMTMIDTLYDSHYKSREKLAWEFAKILNQEARELEAAGVDIIQFDEPAFNVFFDEVNDWGVAALERAIEGLKCETAVHICYGYGIKANTDWKKTLGSEWRQYEESFPKLQQSSIDIISLECQNSHVPIDLIELVRGKKVMVGAIDVASDTIETPEEVAATLREALRFVDADKLYPSTNCGMAPLARQVARGKLNALSAGAEIVRKELSA